From a region of the Balaenoptera musculus isolate JJ_BM4_2016_0621 chromosome 15, mBalMus1.pri.v3, whole genome shotgun sequence genome:
- the WFDC13 gene encoding WAP four-disulfide core domain protein 13 — MKPALLFQLLLLTCLAPQLVSGSPKQHFSRYILEPPPCRSDPENCTHFCTLQEDCHPGFQCCSAFCGIVCTLNKNVNRERLKTKTLRNTRAGK, encoded by the exons ATGAAGCCTGCGCTGCTTTTCCAGCTCCTGCTGTTGACTTGCTTAGCACCACAGCTGGTGTCTGGGAGTCCCAAGCAACATTTTTCGA GGTATATCTTGGAACCTCCACCCTGCAGATCAGACCCTGAAAACTGTACTCATTTCTGCACATTGCAGGAAGATTGCCATCCAGGATTTCAGTGCTGTTCTGCCTTCTGTGGTATAGTCTGtacattaaacaaaaatgtaaaccGTGAAAG ACTCAAAACCAAGACCTTGAGAAACACCAGGGCTGGCAAGTGA